The following coding sequences lie in one uncultured Mailhella sp. genomic window:
- the pstB gene encoding phosphate ABC transporter ATP-binding protein PstB, whose protein sequence is MQNIKMETVSLNFFYGAKQALKNISLQFPEKRVTALIGPSGCGKSTYLRCLNRMNDLVAGSRAEGGILLDGKDINVKDCDVVSLRRRVGMVFQRPTSFPKSIFENVAYGLRVNGEKSESVIASKVEESLKRAALWNEVKDRLSDSALALSGGQQQRLCIARALAVEPEILLMDEPTSALDPIATQQIEEGIGQLRDQLTVIIVTHNMQQAARVSDYTAFFYMGDLIETDETDVIFTRPKLKQTEDYITGRFG, encoded by the coding sequence ATGCAGAACATAAAGATGGAGACCGTGTCGCTGAACTTCTTTTACGGAGCGAAGCAGGCACTCAAGAACATCAGTCTCCAGTTTCCCGAAAAAAGGGTAACGGCGCTCATCGGTCCTTCCGGGTGCGGCAAGAGCACGTATCTGCGCTGCCTGAACCGTATGAATGATCTCGTGGCGGGCAGCCGCGCGGAAGGCGGCATCCTGCTGGACGGCAAGGACATCAACGTGAAGGACTGCGACGTCGTGTCGCTGCGGCGTCGGGTGGGCATGGTGTTCCAGCGCCCCACCTCGTTCCCCAAGAGCATTTTTGAAAATGTGGCCTACGGACTGCGCGTCAACGGCGAGAAGTCGGAATCCGTCATTGCCTCGAAGGTGGAGGAAAGTCTGAAGCGCGCCGCGCTGTGGAACGAAGTGAAGGACAGACTTTCCGATTCCGCGCTGGCGCTTTCCGGCGGTCAGCAGCAGCGCCTATGCATTGCCCGCGCCCTGGCCGTGGAGCCGGAAATCCTGCTCATGGACGAGCCCACCTCGGCTCTTGATCCCATCGCCACGCAGCAGATCGAGGAAGGCATAGGTCAGCTTCGCGATCAGCTCACGGTCATCATCGTGACGCACAACATGCAGCAGGCGGCCCGCGTTTCGGACTACACGGCCTTCTTCTACATGGGCGATCTCATCGAGACCGATGAAACCGACGTCATTTTCACCCGTCCCAAGCTGAAGCAGACGGAAGACTACATCACGGGCCGCTTCGGCTAG
- a CDS encoding ATP-binding protein translates to MKNTTFSIKIFFCFCVVILFSVLVPCGYFLHSIKQESIDLTREEAFREVSFVRTYIMEEVEKGEFDQKGALPETLKRFYSGGEHRVTLIDAEGTVLYDSFAEDVSQLENHRYHEEVAKAFTSGEGSSVRHSSSLGTSFVYAAKRVSIPGTAISVIRVAAPLSLVEEHAGDRSRALMAGAVAALVFAVAFAAFMSMRFRRSLQLMISSVENLATPGSRSGRISLRTLPGDEFAPLAAAVNSMAQRMEVQVNHILAQKAQLDAVLNSIAEGVLVVDHEGCIRSVNATLVRLFPRAAHAEGLQPVEVIPSPDLQKGIESLKHAVPEKPVQFEMDNMSGRKLQVLICPIVGESKLLMAVAVFHDITEMSVLMEMRRDFVANVSHELRTPLTAIMGYAESLKRYVSEPRALHFLEVIDRNSQYMATMVKDLLQLSSIENGAIPMDIKPMPASMVIRGGMDLCRSSAESKKLEFVEKLDDGDFSVNADAEYLTRVVRNLLENACRYAPEGSQIVISAEPDKENGMAVFRVADSGPGIPPELRVRVFERFYRVEKHRGGQVSTGLGLAICKHIVERHGGCISIEDGPGCIVKFTVPLA, encoded by the coding sequence ATGAAGAACACTACCTTTTCCATCAAGATCTTTTTCTGCTTCTGCGTCGTCATTCTGTTCTCCGTGCTCGTGCCGTGCGGATATTTTCTCCACAGCATCAAGCAGGAGAGCATAGATCTTACGCGCGAGGAAGCGTTCCGCGAAGTCTCGTTTGTTCGCACCTATATTATGGAAGAGGTGGAGAAGGGCGAGTTCGATCAGAAGGGCGCGCTGCCGGAAACGTTGAAGCGATTCTATTCCGGCGGCGAGCACCGCGTTACCCTCATCGATGCCGAAGGAACCGTGCTTTACGATTCCTTTGCCGAAGACGTCTCCCAGCTGGAGAATCACCGTTATCACGAAGAAGTGGCCAAGGCCTTCACCAGCGGCGAAGGTTCCAGCGTGCGGCACAGTTCCAGCCTCGGCACGTCCTTTGTGTATGCGGCGAAAAGGGTCAGCATTCCCGGAACGGCCATAAGCGTCATCCGGGTTGCGGCGCCGCTGTCCCTGGTGGAGGAGCATGCCGGCGACAGAAGCCGGGCGCTCATGGCCGGCGCCGTGGCCGCGCTTGTCTTTGCCGTGGCCTTTGCCGCGTTCATGTCCATGCGGTTCCGCCGTTCGCTGCAGCTCATGATTTCCTCCGTGGAAAATCTGGCCACGCCCGGAAGCCGCAGCGGACGCATCAGCCTGCGCACGCTGCCGGGCGACGAATTCGCGCCGCTGGCTGCGGCGGTGAATTCCATGGCCCAGCGCATGGAAGTGCAGGTCAATCACATTCTTGCCCAGAAGGCGCAGCTCGACGCCGTGCTCAACAGCATTGCGGAAGGCGTGCTCGTGGTGGATCACGAAGGCTGCATACGCAGCGTGAACGCCACGCTGGTGAGGCTCTTCCCCCGCGCGGCCCACGCCGAGGGGCTGCAGCCCGTGGAGGTCATTCCGTCTCCCGATCTGCAGAAGGGCATAGAGTCGCTCAAGCACGCCGTGCCGGAAAAGCCCGTGCAGTTTGAAATGGACAATATGTCCGGCCGCAAGCTTCAGGTGCTCATCTGCCCCATCGTGGGCGAAAGCAAGCTGCTCATGGCCGTGGCCGTGTTCCACGACATCACGGAAATGTCCGTGCTCATGGAAATGAGAAGGGATTTCGTGGCCAACGTGTCGCATGAGCTGCGCACGCCGCTCACGGCCATCATGGGATACGCCGAAAGCCTGAAGCGCTACGTTTCGGAACCAAGAGCGCTTCACTTCCTGGAAGTCATCGACCGCAACTCGCAGTACATGGCCACCATGGTCAAGGATCTGCTGCAGCTCTCCAGCATAGAGAACGGCGCGATTCCCATGGACATCAAGCCCATGCCCGCCTCCATGGTCATACGCGGAGGCATGGATCTGTGCCGAAGCTCGGCGGAAAGCAAGAAGCTCGAATTTGTTGAAAAACTCGACGACGGCGACTTTTCCGTCAACGCCGACGCCGAATATCTCACGCGGGTGGTGCGCAATCTTCTGGAAAACGCCTGCCGCTACGCGCCGGAAGGCTCGCAGATCGTCATTTCCGCGGAGCCCGACAAGGAAAACGGCATGGCGGTGTTCCGCGTGGCGGACAGCGGCCCCGGCATTCCCCCGGAACTTCGCGTGAGGGTGTTCGAGCGCTTCTACCGCGTGGAAAAGCATCGGGGCGGCCAGGTTTCCACCGGACTGGGGCTTGCCATCTGCAAGCACATCGTGGAGCGTCACGGCGGATGCATTTCCATTGAAGACGGCCCCGGCTGCATCGTAAAATTCACCGTTCCCCTTGCCTGA
- a CDS encoding MarR family transcriptional regulator, producing MKHQAILNYASRLREAGNAFILGELEKAGLKDIAPSHGIVLHLLFEAGELNMSELAAQARRTKSTLTTLVTKLERHGYVERIPDPADSRGVRVRLTDKGKALKPAFIAISDGLQNIILSRLTAQEADELERLLAKCVES from the coding sequence ATGAAACATCAAGCCATTCTCAATTACGCCAGTCGGCTGCGCGAGGCCGGCAACGCCTTCATCCTCGGCGAACTGGAAAAAGCCGGGCTGAAGGACATCGCGCCGAGTCACGGCATCGTGCTGCACCTGCTTTTCGAGGCCGGAGAGCTCAACATGAGCGAACTTGCCGCACAGGCCCGCCGCACAAAGTCAACACTCACCACGCTTGTGACCAAGCTGGAACGCCACGGCTACGTGGAACGCATTCCCGATCCCGCAGACTCCCGGGGCGTCAGGGTGCGGCTCACCGACAAGGGAAAGGCGCTCAAACCGGCGTTTATCGCCATTTCCGACGGGTTGCAAAACATCATCCTGTCCAGACTCACGGCGCAGGAAGCCGACGAGCTCGAACGCCTTCTGGCAAAATGTGTGGAGTCGTAA
- a CDS encoding cupin domain-containing protein has translation MSQYKLDCIDLSASRTELHDLLSLTGAEISCNNLPAGVSVPFVHAHKHNEEVYLVLEGEGRLYVDGKELPLKAGSCFRIDPGAERCISASADKGICFLCIQVKAGSLDAFTMNDAVLSDKKPSWL, from the coding sequence ATGTCCCAGTACAAACTCGACTGCATTGATCTTTCCGCCTCGCGCACCGAACTGCATGATCTTCTCAGCCTGACCGGCGCGGAAATTTCCTGCAACAATCTGCCCGCGGGCGTCTCCGTGCCCTTTGTACATGCGCACAAGCACAATGAAGAAGTCTATCTCGTGCTGGAAGGCGAAGGCAGACTGTATGTTGACGGCAAGGAACTGCCGCTGAAGGCAGGAAGCTGTTTCCGCATCGATCCCGGCGCGGAGCGCTGCATCAGCGCCTCTGCCGACAAGGGCATCTGTTTTCTCTGCATCCAGGTCAAGGCCGGAAGCCTCGACGCCTTTACCATGAACGACGCAGTTCTGTCGGACAAGAAGCCCAGCTGGCTGTAA
- the phoU gene encoding phosphate signaling complex protein PhoU: protein MRTQRLTMKDDMYGSSVLRGLRTELLTMGSLVQMAYSKARTAVLLRNEKVAEEVVRGDDVIDDMELELDEKCTSVIARTQPVAKDLRFILTAVRMVLDLERIADEAVTIGRQVSHLPEALPAELEQDLARYMQLAFDMLDTSLGAFRNEDVNAGMTVFHSTDESVRLLLAIYEKLMDAVRRNLVDPGVAVPLILIVRSIDRICRRSENIVEHLCFMCDGITVKHRVKLSGSEA, encoded by the coding sequence ATGCGCACGCAGAGGTTGACCATGAAGGACGACATGTACGGTTCTTCCGTACTTCGTGGACTGAGGACCGAACTGCTCACCATGGGCAGTCTTGTGCAGATGGCCTACAGCAAGGCCCGCACCGCAGTGCTTCTCCGCAATGAGAAGGTGGCGGAGGAAGTGGTGCGCGGCGACGACGTCATCGACGACATGGAGCTTGAGCTCGACGAGAAATGCACCAGCGTCATAGCCAGAACGCAGCCCGTGGCCAAGGATCTGCGCTTCATTCTTACGGCCGTGCGCATGGTGCTTGATCTTGAGCGCATCGCCGACGAGGCCGTCACCATAGGCCGTCAGGTGTCGCATCTTCCCGAGGCGCTGCCTGCGGAACTGGAGCAGGACCTTGCCCGCTACATGCAGCTGGCGTTCGACATGCTCGACACGTCGCTGGGCGCCTTCCGCAATGAGGACGTCAATGCCGGCATGACGGTCTTCCACAGCACGGACGAGAGCGTTCGTCTGCTTCTGGCCATCTACGAGAAGCTCATGGACGCCGTGCGCCGGAATCTTGTGGATCCCGGCGTGGCGGTGCCGCTCATTCTCATTGTGCGCTCCATCGACCGCATCTGCCGCCGTTCGGAAAACATTGTGGAGCATCTGTGCTTCATGTGCGACGGCATCACCGTCAAGCACAGGGTGAAGCTGTCCGGCTCCGAAGCCTGA
- a CDS encoding flavodoxin family protein: MILALNGSPRIKGNTATMLNSALEGAASVGAETKLIQLYSLSYRGCMSCFSCKLKKGRHGHCAMQDELSPVLEMMEQADAIIFGSPVYYSNVTPEMLALEQRFLFCHMLYNKENRWVFPRRIPTAFIYTFGVTADQTEKVLAPFAVIHARMSEMLGVQTEICCSANAWQFKDYSLYEADRYDPAEKKKYHEEVFPEDCRRAFELGRRLALARV; this comes from the coding sequence ATGATACTTGCGCTCAACGGCAGTCCGAGGATCAAGGGAAATACGGCAACCATGCTGAACTCCGCCCTGGAGGGAGCCGCCTCCGTCGGCGCGGAAACCAAACTCATTCAGCTCTACTCTCTGTCGTACCGGGGCTGCATGAGCTGCTTTTCCTGCAAGCTCAAGAAAGGCCGACACGGGCACTGCGCCATGCAGGACGAACTTTCCCCCGTCCTTGAAATGATGGAACAGGCCGACGCCATTATTTTCGGCTCTCCCGTCTATTACAGCAACGTCACGCCCGAAATGCTCGCGCTTGAACAGCGCTTTCTTTTCTGCCACATGCTCTACAACAAGGAAAACCGCTGGGTCTTTCCCCGCAGAATTCCCACGGCCTTCATCTACACCTTCGGCGTGACCGCCGATCAGACGGAAAAGGTGCTCGCGCCCTTTGCCGTCATCCATGCCCGCATGAGCGAAATGCTGGGCGTGCAGACGGAGATATGCTGCAGCGCCAACGCCTGGCAGTTCAAGGACTACAGCCTTTACGAGGCCGATCGCTACGATCCCGCCGAAAAGAAGAAGTATCACGAGGAAGTCTTCCCCGAAGACTGCCGCAGAGCCTTCGAGCTGGGTCGCCGCCTCGCGCTTGCGCGCGTCTGA
- the uraA gene encoding uracil permease, which yields MEYHVIQVEERPPLLLNIPLSIQHLFAMFGSTVLVPFLFKVNPTTCLFMNGIGTLLYLIITRGKIPSYLGSSFAFISPVLAIIATSGYSSAQSGFIVFGLLFILFSLIIRAVGTKWIDVIFPPAAMGSIIAVIGLELAPTAASMAGLTGENINMDNVLVSMFTLAVTVVGSVAFKGFLAIIPVLFGVICGYVFAFFMGMVDLTPVIEAPWLQLPQFYAPTFDLNAILIIAPAALVVLAEHIGHLLVTGNVVGRDLIKDPGLSRSLFADGCSNILSGFFGATPNTTYGENIGVMAITRVYSVWVLGGAAVMAILLSFVGKLAELIRGIPVPVMGGVCLLLFGVIAASGLRVLVERKVDYSKSSNLVMTSVIMIIGLSGAKLSFGSFTIQGMVLATLVAILMSLAFKLFDHFHMLRKD from the coding sequence GTGGAGTATCACGTCATTCAGGTCGAAGAGCGTCCGCCGCTTCTTCTCAATATCCCTCTGAGCATCCAGCACCTGTTCGCCATGTTCGGCTCCACGGTGCTCGTGCCCTTCCTCTTCAAGGTGAATCCCACCACATGCCTGTTCATGAACGGCATCGGCACCTTGCTGTATCTCATCATCACCAGAGGTAAAATTCCTTCCTATCTGGGCTCCAGCTTCGCCTTCATTTCGCCCGTGCTGGCCATCATCGCCACAAGCGGATATTCCTCCGCGCAGTCGGGCTTCATCGTGTTCGGTCTGCTGTTCATCCTCTTCTCGCTCATCATCCGGGCCGTGGGCACCAAGTGGATCGACGTCATCTTCCCGCCGGCGGCCATGGGCTCCATCATCGCCGTCATCGGCCTTGAACTCGCCCCCACCGCCGCCTCCATGGCCGGACTCACCGGAGAGAACATCAACATGGACAACGTTCTCGTCTCCATGTTCACCCTCGCCGTCACCGTGGTGGGCTCCGTGGCCTTCAAGGGCTTTCTGGCCATCATTCCCGTGCTGTTCGGCGTCATCTGCGGCTACGTGTTCGCCTTCTTCATGGGCATGGTCGATCTTACGCCCGTCATCGAGGCCCCCTGGCTCCAGCTGCCGCAGTTCTACGCTCCCACCTTCGACCTTAACGCCATACTCATCATCGCCCCCGCCGCCCTCGTGGTGCTGGCCGAACACATAGGCCACCTGCTCGTCACCGGCAACGTGGTCGGCCGCGACCTCATCAAGGATCCCGGCCTTTCGCGCTCCCTGTTCGCCGACGGCTGCTCCAACATCCTTTCCGGCTTCTTCGGCGCCACGCCCAACACCACCTACGGCGAAAACATCGGCGTCATGGCCATCACCCGCGTGTACAGCGTATGGGTGCTCGGCGGCGCGGCCGTCATGGCCATTCTGCTCTCCTTCGTGGGCAAGCTCGCCGAACTCATCCGCGGCATTCCCGTGCCCGTCATGGGCGGCGTGTGCCTACTGCTGTTCGGCGTCATCGCCGCTTCCGGTCTGCGCGTGCTCGTGGAACGCAAGGTGGACTACAGCAAGTCCTCCAATCTGGTCATGACGTCCGTCATCATGATCATCGGCCTGAGCGGCGCCAAGCTCTCCTTCGGCTCCTTCACCATTCAGGGCATGGTGCTCGCCACCCTCGTCGCCATCCTGATGAGCCTCGCGTTCAAGCTCTTCGATCACTTCCACATGCTGCGCAAGGACTGA
- the pstC gene encoding phosphate ABC transporter permease subunit PstC produces MNTRKERFTEWLLAGISTLSILSMAGIVLFLMLDGLPFFKDYPLTDFLFGLNWYPTDDPMEFGILPLIVGSLTVMALATVIAVPLGVATAIYLSEVARPGMRRIVKPFVELLAALPSVVIGFFGMVVVAPFLQNYLGASTGLNLLNAGLMLAFMSVPIICSVAEDAIYSVPRELREASLSLGATKWETLTRVVLPAASSGIGTAVMLGMSRSIGETMVVLMVAGGAAVIPTSLFDSVRPIPASIAAEMAEAPFHSEHYYALFATGIVLIIFTLIFNATAFRIAEKKNSGIGC; encoded by the coding sequence ATGAACACTCGCAAGGAACGATTCACGGAATGGCTTCTGGCCGGCATATCCACGCTTTCCATCCTCTCGATGGCGGGCATAGTGCTCTTTCTTATGCTGGACGGTCTTCCCTTTTTCAAGGACTACCCGCTCACCGACTTTCTTTTTGGCCTGAACTGGTATCCTACCGACGACCCCATGGAATTCGGCATTCTGCCGCTTATTGTGGGATCGCTTACGGTCATGGCGCTCGCCACCGTCATTGCGGTGCCGCTCGGCGTGGCCACCGCCATCTATCTCTCTGAAGTGGCCAGACCCGGCATGCGGAGAATCGTCAAGCCCTTTGTCGAACTGCTCGCCGCCCTGCCCTCCGTGGTCATAGGATTTTTCGGCATGGTCGTGGTCGCGCCCTTTCTGCAGAACTATCTCGGGGCCTCCACGGGCCTCAATCTGCTGAACGCCGGTCTCATGCTCGCCTTCATGAGCGTGCCCATCATCTGTTCCGTCGCTGAAGACGCCATCTATTCCGTGCCCCGCGAACTGCGCGAAGCTTCCCTCTCCCTCGGCGCAACCAAGTGGGAAACCCTGACCCGCGTCGTTCTTCCCGCCGCAAGTTCCGGCATCGGCACGGCCGTCATGCTCGGCATGTCGCGCTCCATAGGCGAAACCATGGTCGTGCTCATGGTCGCAGGCGGCGCAGCCGTCATCCCCACTTCGCTCTTCGACTCGGTGCGCCCCATTCCCGCTTCCATCGCTGCGGAAATGGCCGAAGCCCCCTTCCACAGCGAACATTACTATGCGCTCTTCGCCACGGGCATCGTGCTCATCATCTTCACGCTCATCTTCAACGCCACGGCCTTCCGCATCGCGGAAAAGAAAAATTCCGGCATCGGCTGCTGA
- a CDS encoding phosphate ABC transporter substrate-binding protein: protein MKIKNVILSALLTLCAVAPASAAESVTINGSTTVLPIIQKASEHFMASYPDISIVLSGGGSGTGIKSLLDGITDVAMSSRDVKSSETKLAAGKKMELTRTTIAVDALVPIVNVKNPVKDLSIDQLRDIFSGKITNWKEVGGSDNTIVVVNRDNSSGTYECWKELVMKDAKVMPKALTQASNGGVAQNVATNPNAIGYIGMGYLNDNVKGLSIGGVKATSETALAKKWPLSRELYLFTNGKPAGNTAKFMDFMLDPKLGQQDVLSAGYIPLAK from the coding sequence ATGAAGATCAAAAACGTCATTCTGAGCGCCCTGCTTACGCTCTGCGCGGTTGCCCCGGCCTCTGCCGCCGAATCCGTCACCATCAACGGTTCCACCACCGTGCTGCCCATCATCCAGAAGGCTTCCGAGCACTTCATGGCGAGCTATCCCGACATTTCCATCGTGCTTTCCGGCGGCGGTTCCGGCACCGGCATCAAGTCCCTGCTCGACGGCATCACCGACGTGGCCATGTCCTCCCGCGACGTGAAGTCCAGCGAAACCAAGCTCGCCGCCGGCAAGAAGATGGAACTCACCCGCACCACCATCGCCGTGGACGCGCTCGTGCCCATCGTCAACGTCAAGAACCCCGTGAAAGATCTTTCCATCGATCAGCTCCGCGACATCTTCTCCGGCAAGATCACCAACTGGAAGGAAGTGGGCGGCTCCGACAACACCATCGTTGTCGTCAACCGCGACAACTCCTCCGGCACCTACGAATGCTGGAAGGAACTGGTCATGAAGGACGCCAAAGTCATGCCCAAGGCCCTCACCCAGGCCAGCAACGGCGGCGTGGCGCAGAACGTTGCCACCAATCCCAACGCCATCGGTTATATCGGTATGGGGTATCTGAATGACAACGTCAAGGGCCTCAGCATCGGCGGCGTCAAGGCCACTTCCGAAACCGCTCTCGCCAAGAAGTGGCCCCTCTCCCGCGAACTCTACCTCTTCACCAACGGCAAGCCTGCCGGCAACACCGCCAAGTTCATGGATTTCATGCTTGATCCCAAGCTCGGCCAGCAGGATGTTCTGAGCGCAGGCTACATCCCGCTCGCCAAGTAG
- the tsaA gene encoding tRNA (N6-threonylcarbamoyladenosine(37)-N6)-methyltransferase TrmO, with translation MEPIAHIHTDLPTKFGVPRQCGLVEALKGRIVFTPKFREPEALRGLEDFTHIWLIWQFSRAVRDEWSPTVRPPRLGGNIRMGVFATRSPFRPNFLGLSCVRLEKVELSGSEGPELFVSGVDLMDGTPIFDIKPYVPYSDSHPEARGGFTTRLADRTLRVDFPEACRRPFTGEQQEAIAGILARDPRPHYHTDPERVYGMPFAGYDVRFRVRDGVAEVREVVKLALQEK, from the coding sequence ATGGAACCCATAGCTCACATACACACGGATTTGCCGACGAAGTTCGGCGTGCCGCGGCAGTGCGGTCTCGTGGAGGCGCTGAAGGGGCGCATCGTGTTCACGCCGAAATTTCGGGAGCCGGAAGCGCTGCGCGGTCTGGAAGATTTTACGCACATCTGGCTCATCTGGCAGTTTTCGCGCGCCGTTCGGGATGAATGGTCGCCCACGGTGCGTCCTCCCCGTCTGGGCGGCAACATCCGCATGGGCGTGTTTGCCACGCGCTCGCCGTTTCGTCCCAACTTTCTGGGCCTGTCCTGCGTGCGGCTGGAAAAGGTGGAGCTCTCCGGCAGCGAAGGACCGGAACTTTTCGTCTCCGGCGTGGATCTCATGGACGGCACGCCCATTTTCGACATCAAACCCTACGTCCCGTACTCCGATTCCCACCCGGAGGCGCGGGGAGGCTTTACGACGCGTCTTGCCGACCGCACGCTGCGCGTGGACTTTCCCGAAGCCTGCCGCAGACCGTTCACAGGCGAACAGCAGGAGGCCATTGCGGGCATTCTGGCGCGGGATCCCCGGCCGCATTACCACACTGATCCCGAAAGAGTGTACGGCATGCCCTTTGCCGGATACGACGTCCGCTTCCGCGTGCGCGACGGCGTGGCCGAGGTGCGGGAGGTGGTGAAGCTGGCATTGCAGGAGAAATAG
- a CDS encoding response regulator transcription factor: MDNKKPVILVVEDDDDIRELVAFSLEEEGYHVEQAADGLRGQEMAETLRPDLIILDLMLPGRDGLSVCRELNKHAAESMPCPILMLTARGEEMDRIIGFEYGADDYVVKPFNIRELMLRVRAILRRRSMDTGKRVITRHGVSLDQQGRRVSIDGRTLELTALEYRIFEDFFLNAGRIRTREELLSSVWGYQFEGYERTVDVHIARLRRKLGDAAQYLETVRGMGYRYKE; encoded by the coding sequence GTGGACAACAAAAAGCCGGTCATACTGGTGGTAGAGGATGACGACGACATCCGTGAACTGGTGGCCTTTTCTCTGGAAGAGGAAGGTTATCATGTGGAACAGGCCGCAGACGGTCTTCGCGGTCAGGAAATGGCGGAAACGCTCAGGCCCGACCTCATCATTCTTGATCTCATGCTGCCCGGGCGGGATGGTCTTTCCGTATGCAGGGAGCTGAACAAGCACGCCGCGGAAAGCATGCCGTGTCCCATACTCATGCTGACGGCGCGCGGCGAGGAAATGGACCGCATCATAGGCTTCGAGTACGGAGCCGACGATTATGTGGTCAAGCCCTTCAACATCCGTGAGCTCATGCTGCGCGTGCGGGCCATTCTGCGCCGCCGCAGCATGGACACGGGCAAGCGCGTCATCACGAGGCACGGCGTGAGTCTCGATCAGCAGGGGCGGCGGGTTTCCATAGACGGACGCACCCTGGAACTCACCGCGCTGGAATATCGCATTTTTGAGGACTTCTTCCTCAATGCGGGACGCATCCGCACCCGTGAGGAGCTGCTGTCTTCCGTGTGGGGATATCAGTTTGAAGGATATGAACGCACGGTCGATGTGCATATAGCCCGTCTGCGCCGCAAGCTCGGAGACGCCGCCCAGTATCTGGAAACGGTGCGCGGCATGGGCTATCGCTACAAGGAATAG
- the pstA gene encoding phosphate ABC transporter permease PstA: MNTAKRNLFRLRLQKVMFGLLHASAAINVLALSGVCLYLAINGFSSLSWEFLTEFPRKMMTEGGIMPCIVGTFLLAFGSMIIVFPIGVATAVYLHEYSRHSRLTYYIRFGINNLAGVPSIVFGLFGLSFFVTFLGLGVSLISGILTLSILTLPIIINTAEESLRRVPDSWREASFAMGATKVQTILRVVIPAAFPGMLTGCILGLARAAGETGAIMFTAAVYFTPHMPDSLLSPVMSLPYHMYILATSGTEIEKTLPLQYGTALMLIFLVVGMNLLAIILRDRLQNKNKQ, translated from the coding sequence ATGAATACCGCCAAGCGTAACCTGTTTCGTCTGCGCCTTCAGAAGGTGATGTTCGGGTTGCTGCACGCCTCCGCCGCCATCAACGTTCTGGCGCTGTCGGGCGTGTGCCTGTATCTCGCCATCAACGGCTTCTCCTCGCTTTCCTGGGAGTTCCTCACGGAATTCCCCAGAAAAATGATGACGGAAGGCGGCATCATGCCCTGCATCGTGGGCACGTTTCTGCTCGCGTTCGGCTCCATGATCATCGTCTTTCCCATCGGCGTGGCCACGGCCGTCTATCTGCATGAATACAGCCGGCACTCCCGCCTCACCTACTACATCCGCTTCGGCATCAACAACCTTGCCGGCGTGCCCTCCATCGTCTTCGGCCTGTTCGGCCTCTCCTTCTTCGTCACCTTCCTCGGGCTCGGCGTGAGCCTCATTTCCGGCATCCTCACCCTTTCCATTCTCACGCTGCCCATCATCATCAACACCGCCGAAGAATCGCTGCGCCGCGTGCCCGATTCCTGGCGCGAAGCCTCCTTCGCCATGGGAGCCACCAAGGTGCAGACCATCCTGCGGGTGGTCATTCCCGCCGCATTCCCCGGCATGCTCACCGGCTGCATCCTCGGCCTCGCCCGCGCCGCCGGCGAAACCGGCGCCATCATGTTCACGGCCGCCGTCTATTTCACCCCGCACATGCCCGACTCCCTGCTGAGCCCCGTCATGTCCCTGCCCTACCACATGTACATCCTCGCCACCTCGGGCACGGAAATAGAAAAAACCCTTCCCCTGCAGTACGGCACGGCGCTCATGCTCATCTTCCTTGTCGTGGGCATGAACCTTCTGGCCATCATTCTCCGCGACCGCCTGCAGAACAAAAACAAACAGTAA